The following coding sequences are from one Arthrobacter crystallopoietes window:
- a CDS encoding GntR family transcriptional regulator: MIDESRPIFMQIAELIENDIVDGALAEEAQVPSTNEFAAFYRINPATAAKGVNRLVDEGILYKKRGIGMFVATGARAQLMDRRREEFFRQYVQPLAREARKLGISKEQLAQMLSRSETDTETSERSVAQ; encoded by the coding sequence ATGATCGATGAATCACGTCCGATCTTCATGCAGATCGCCGAGCTGATCGAGAACGACATCGTCGATGGGGCGCTGGCGGAAGAGGCGCAGGTTCCTTCCACCAACGAATTTGCGGCCTTCTACCGAATCAACCCGGCTACGGCAGCCAAAGGCGTCAACCGGCTTGTAGACGAAGGCATCCTCTACAAGAAGCGGGGAATCGGCATGTTTGTAGCCACGGGCGCGCGGGCACAGCTGATGGACCGGCGAAGGGAAGAATTCTTCCGCCAGTATGTCCAGCCGCTGGCCCGGGAGGCACGCAAGCTCGGCATCAGCAAGGAGCAGCTGGCACAGATGCTCAGCCGCAGCGAGACAGACACAGAAACCAGTGAAAGGAGCGTGGCACAGTGA
- a CDS encoding DedA family protein encodes MSIQFPAAVSAQSTDSAANLTGVAQWAVNMMETIGAPGAGLAIALENLFPPLPSEVILPLAGFTASRGNFTLIEALLWTTLGSVLGAWLLYGLGAWLGRRRMYAIADKLPLVDVEDVEKVEAWFNRHGYKAVFFGRMIPIFRSLISIPAGIERMPVWKFLLLSTAGSLIWNTIFVFAGFYLGENWHFVEQYADIFQKIVIAAVVVFAAYWLISKIVKIRNSRNSAS; translated from the coding sequence ATGAGCATCCAATTCCCCGCTGCCGTTTCCGCCCAGTCCACTGACTCCGCCGCGAACCTTACGGGCGTGGCCCAGTGGGCCGTGAATATGATGGAGACCATCGGGGCTCCCGGAGCAGGCCTGGCCATCGCGTTGGAAAACCTCTTCCCGCCGCTGCCCAGCGAGGTCATCCTGCCGCTGGCCGGCTTCACTGCCAGCCGGGGAAATTTCACGCTGATCGAGGCGCTGCTCTGGACCACACTGGGTTCGGTGCTCGGAGCCTGGCTGCTCTATGGGCTTGGTGCCTGGCTGGGCCGTCGGCGGATGTATGCCATTGCCGACAAACTTCCGCTGGTCGACGTCGAGGATGTCGAAAAGGTTGAAGCCTGGTTCAACCGGCACGGTTACAAGGCGGTCTTCTTTGGCCGGATGATCCCGATCTTCCGGTCCCTGATTTCCATTCCGGCGGGTATAGAGCGAATGCCCGTGTGGAAGTTCCTGTTGCTGTCCACTGCCGGCAGCCTGATCTGGAACACCATCTTTGTTTTCGCCGGGTTCTACCTGGGCGAAAACTGGCACTTCGTGGAACAGTACGCGGACATCTTCCAGAAGATTGTCATTGCCGCAGTCGTTGTCTTTGCGGCCTACTGGCTCATTTCCAAGATCGTGAAGATCCGCAACAGCCGGAATTCAGCTTCCTGA
- a CDS encoding HAD family hydrolase — protein MATLTPGPQWYLFDYGMVISTAPEEADWLALEEAAGLNLRQVDSAYWLHRLQYDEGRISSRDYWTRVVGSAVSEGRAMELDSLDAIQWSHLNLDTLDVLDLLSSRTAQLAVLSNMPLAMADEFSSAAWTRYFSQCFYSSRIGKVKPNPGAFQHVLSTLNADPAAIVFIDDKAENIAAAKALGMTTVHHVPGTDLLRELGL, from the coding sequence ATGGCTACTCTCACCCCCGGTCCGCAGTGGTATTTGTTCGACTACGGCATGGTGATTTCCACCGCCCCTGAAGAAGCGGACTGGCTGGCCTTGGAAGAGGCGGCAGGCCTGAATCTGCGGCAGGTGGACAGCGCCTACTGGCTTCACCGGCTGCAGTACGACGAGGGGCGGATCTCCTCCAGAGACTACTGGACACGGGTAGTCGGCTCGGCCGTCTCCGAGGGCAGGGCGATGGAACTGGATTCACTGGACGCCATCCAGTGGTCGCATCTGAATCTGGACACACTGGATGTCCTGGATCTGCTCAGTTCCCGCACCGCGCAGCTGGCAGTGCTGTCCAATATGCCGCTGGCCATGGCAGACGAATTTTCTTCCGCAGCATGGACCCGGTACTTTTCACAGTGTTTTTACAGCTCCAGGATCGGCAAGGTCAAGCCCAATCCCGGCGCTTTCCAGCACGTGCTCTCGACCTTGAACGCGGATCCGGCCGCGATCGTCTTCATCGACGACAAGGCCGAAAACATCGCGGCTGCCAAGGCGCTCGGAATGACCACGGTCCATCATGTCCCGGGCACGGACCTGCTGCGCGAGCTCGGACTTTAG